DNA sequence from the Oncorhynchus keta strain PuntledgeMale-10-30-2019 chromosome 1, Oket_V2, whole genome shotgun sequence genome:
TGTTTGGCAGCCTTCAGCTGGTTGGTCTTGGCCTGCATGTTCCTGCTATAAACAGCTCTGTGGTATGTAAGCCTGCCTGGCTGCTGTTAGGCTACTGCATCAGGGAAAACCCATGATGTAGGGGCTGAGGGGGGGCTCACTTTAGCCTggccggagggagggagagacaacactgcTGCCTGGGGCTGTGCCATCTGGTGGTCCTGCACTGTATGGGCCATGTGTGCCCTTGATGACGCCCAGTATCTGACAGTCAGTCAACACCCGACAATCCACTGCAGGAGATAGAAACATGATGATAAACAACATATCCTCCCACTGCATGCATAGATTAGCTCTGTGTCACCTTCAATAAATATGTTGTTAAATGTATTAACTTCCCTATTTGCAAAGTAACAGAAAATAATTACCACCTAGCTACACACTGTTTAATTTCCTCTgtaataaaacagtacatcacaaTTGGCTATCCAATTCATTCTAGAATATTCCCACTAAATGTAACATGTTTACTTATTAGGAACACAATATATGATCTACTATTATTATGAGACATTCACCAATCCCTGCAAAATAAtccaaataaataatgaaacgttaAGTGTGAAAAAGTAAGCATTGCCGCACACCACTTGGGCTAAAAATAAAGAAGTGCAAATGAATGCGCATACGAATTCCTCGCCTTTAATCTTGATTTACTGTGCCTGTGTTTGTTGCAAATCCGGCCAATCTTGAACAATCTTCAGCAATGTTTCACATTCAGTGTTCAACTCCGTCGTCTTCCGAGATCCGTCGCCACATTTCTCTCTCCGTTTGGTGTCGTTGGGTCAATATCTGTGGTCAACACATCAGTCAACTTGTCCGTCTATCTCAGCGTTTACGATTTTTTCCAAGGTGATTGAAAACGACAGCTGCCAAACTGCGACAAGGAAGGTGATGGCCTATTTTTATCCCAAAATTATTGGAGTTTGCTCGCGCACGAGATTATTGTCTTTCAAGGGTTTATCAGTTTGAGGGCACGTACAATTGTTTTGGACTACAAGTCCCATATATATTTTCAAACCGAACATTGGACTCCACGCGATATCACGCGAGGAAGACACAGCACTCAGTTTTTTTTGACACAGCGATCAgtacttgttgttgttgttgttttcggGAAAATGGCGTCCAACGTAGAGGCCCCGGAGTCGTGGTACCTCGCTCTCCTTGGCTTTGCAGAACATTTCCGCACCTCAAGTCCACCCAAAATTCGTCTGTGTGTGCATTGTCTTCAAGCGGTTTTTCAGTTTAAACCCCCGCAAAGGGTGGAGGCCAGAACTCACCTTCAACTCGGCTCGGTGCTCTATCATCATACGAAGAACAGCGAGCTGGCGCGGAGCCACTTGGAGAAAGCGGTGAGGGAGAGTTTAGGAAAGCTCGATGATGGAACCAGAGATGCGTTAGTCGAGGCCTTGAATAGTGAAATGGGAACAGTAATAAGTTCGATAACTAGCGTTAGAGCCTGGCTTTCTGGTATcagtcataagtatttggactCAGAAGATAATTTGCTAGCATGATAGCCTAGCCGGTAGGCCTGCGCATCTTTCACACGTTCAATGTGTTAGAAGTTGCTACTACTGTTGCTTGCTTTGACTGCATGCAACATTGTACTGTATTTTGTCTCTAACATCTCCTCTTTTCAATTTTTCAGTGGTTAATATCACAACAAGTATCCTTTTCAATGCTATGGTTTCAACGCCAACACTACATTAACTAGCATTACAATGTCGTGCAATTCTGCAGAACATTTCTCAGTTCTGTGTTTGCTGTTCCATCTGGTACATTATTTCTCGATAGTAAAATTCTGTATTAAATGTCAATTAATGGGTTTCCTTAACAGAATATCTCAGATCCCACAATTTGAAGATGTTAAATTTGAAGCAGCAAGTCTTTTGTCCGAACTCTATTGTCAGCAGGTACCGGTAAATAAAGCTAAAATACATTTCCTGCTTTTGCAATATCTGGAGACCCATTTTGACAAACATGTTTTCATTCAAGTGTAAGGTCGAGTAGTTTTGATTCTGTATTTGTTGTTTTCAGAATCTGGTGGATTCTGCAAAGCCTTTACTGCGAAAGGCAATCCAGATCTCACAGCAAACTCCCTATTGGCACTGTCGCCTGCTGTTTCAACTAGCGGTATGTTGTACTGTCAGATGTACTGTAAATACTGACTGAATTTACTTGTCTCTTTTGGATGCTTGATTGTAAAGCCTTTACATTGCAGTGCATTGAATGCGTCTTATTTTTTCCTTTTATCAGCAACTGCACACTCTGGAGAAAGACCTTGTGTCTGCCTGTGACCTCCTAGGGGTCGGTGCTGAGTATGCCAGAGTGGTGGGCTCGGAATACACCAGGTACTGTAACCTCGCTGTGCTGAACTATTAACTTTTTCTGTCCACATTTAATCATCCATAaaacaagatacagtagatgttaTGTTAAACATGCCCTACAGTGAACTTAATGAAAACATTTTTATAACGGTTGGCTGAGTATGCAATATGTGTTTCTCAGGGCGCTGTTCCTCCTGAGTAAAGGAATGGTAAGTCTCAAATTCTTTTATGAAAATGCAGAATTTTGTATCTGTCATGTGTTTTTTAGTAAGTATTAACAGATATCTTAAGTATGCAATGCACTCATAGCATGGGTATAAACTAATATTTTGCACTAGAGAATCcataccataatgttctgtttatCCTTTGTATCAGCTCCTACTGATGGAGAGGAAGCTGGGGGAGGTGCACCCTCTGCTCACGCTGTGCGGGACGATCGTGGAGAACTGGCAGGGAAACCCCATCCAGAAAGAGTCTCTCAGGGTATTTTTCCTGGTGCTGCAGGTCACACATTATCTGGATGCCGGACAGGTAAAGACGCCTGTCAGGCTGGATCAAAACCACAGATGCACTAACTGTGGTCCACAAGGGCAATAACACCCAACATTGTAGTCATGCACCCCTGGACAAGATGGCCTATATGCTTTCCCACTCACTTGTAGTGTAGTTGAAACAGCTTCACTGGTATTGACCACCTCCATGTTATGTTGCAGGTGAAGAGTGTGAAGCCCTGTCTTAAGCAACTGCAGCAGTGCATCCAAACCATCTCTACACTCCATGATGATGAGATCCTGCCCAGTAACCCTGCTGACCTCTTCCACTGGCTGCCCAAGGAACACATGTGTGTTCTCGTCTACCTGGTGAGCCCCATATTTTCCCTTCTCATCTGATACCTGAGGACTGATCCCCCACAGACACTGGTGCAGATCTGAAAGGATTGGATAGGTAAAAGCAACATGTTATATGGTAAAAACCTTGTTCTCTATATGTTCCAGGTGACTGTCATGCACTCCATGCAAGCAGGGTATTTGGAGAAGGCACAGAAATACACAGACAAAGCACTCATGCAGCTTGAGAAACTAAAAAGTAAGTGATTTGAAGCCCTCATGCATCTCCTCTTTTCTGTACCACTATCAAAATCATCTGTTTAACACCCACTGTTGTCTAAAATGTCCCACCCCTTTTATTTCAGTGCTGGACAGCAGTCCCATCCTTTCAACGTTCCAGGTCATTCTGCTGGAGCACATCATCATGTGTCGGCTAGTCACTGGTCACAAGGCTACTGCATTACAAGAGGTAATGTAGAAGCATCCATGGACCAATCTTATTTCTGTTTTACTCATTCACTCTGAACATAAACACTGCGAAGTTACAGTGGAATGTTTAGAAGTTCAATCAAAGTAGCTACTGGAATATATGATGGGCAATTTCATGCCCATTGACAGTTGAGATGATGActttctctctccatatcccaGATCTCCCAGGTCTGCCAACTGTGCCAACAGTCCCCCAGGTTATTCACCAATCACGCTGCCCAACTCCACACTCTACTAGTAAGTATTTGAAACCTTCACCCAGAATACATACCCTCAATTCACTATCTTGAATAACAGTTTACCACCCACTTCTCTAACTGGAACTCTAAAACTCCCTTTTAACTTTATGTGCTGTTCCATTTTTCAGGGCCTGTATTGCATATCTGTCAACTGTATGGACAACGCAGAGGCACAGTTCACCGCCGCTTTGCGGGTAAGTGACGTAAGTCGTAACGCTAAGCTTATTATACGGGTTCTCTCTGCATGCGTTCAATATGTATTACATTGTCACGTTTTGGATAGTAAGTTCATCTGTAGGTGTTTCCTTTCCAGCTAACCACACACCAGGAACTGTGGGCGTTCATTGTGACAAACCTGGCCAGTGTCTACATCAGGGAAGGAAACAGACACCAGGAGgttagtagacacacacacactactcattTTTACTCAAAATAAAGTATTGTTAACTGTATTAACTTTGTTTTCTTTTAAAGCTATACAGTCTCCTTGAGAGGATAAATCCTGATCACAACTTTCCTGTGAGGTGTGTTAATAAGTATTGCATAACACAAGAGATTTTAATGGTTGCTCAATTTTGCTTTGTAATCCAAACACATTCTCAGAGCCAAATCCTTTTTTTTTTAAGGCTAAGAATGCAGCCCGTTGCTGAGCTGGTGTATTTGACTACAAGCTGACGGGCTTGTTTGTTTGGTTGTGTTGCAGCTCTCACTGTCTCCGCGCTGCAGCTTTCTACATCCGAGGACTCCTGTCCTTCTTCCAAGGACGCTACAACGAGGCCAAGTGAGTCTCCCCCACCTCCACTTTTACGGAGTTGCTGAGAAGTGTCCCATAAGTCCTCAAATTTTCTGTGGGAATTGGAAAATACATAATTTCATAATGATACTATAATTACAGACGGTTCCTTAGAGAAACTCTGAAGATGTCCAATGCGGAGGACCTGAATAGACTGACAGCCTGCTCACTGGTTCTGCTAGGCCATATATTCTATGTACTGGGAAACCACAGGGTAAGATCACTACCCAATGGTCACAAATTGATATTTTTCAAGGAACATCTACCCTGCCCCTTTACAAAAATGATGTATGGGTCCATAGCTTACTGTATAGTGTATGTGTGCAGAAAAAAATTATttgtgtatgtacagttgaaggcggaagtttacatacacttaggttggagtcattaacttgtttttcaaccactccacaaatttcttgttaacaaactatagttttggcacgtCAGTTAGGACAGCTACTTTGTGCATGTAATTTTTCAAaaaattgtttagacagattatttcacttataattcactgtatcacaattccagtgggtcagaagtttacatacactaagttgactgcctttaaacagcttggaaaattccagaaaattatgtaatggctttagaagcatctgataggctaattgacatcatttgagtcaattcgaggtgtatctgtggatgtatttcaaggtctcccttcaaacgcagtgcctctttgcttgacatcatgggaaaatctaaataaatcagtcaagacctcagaaaacaaactgtagacctctacaagtctggttcagtctttggagcaatttctaaatgcttgatggtaccacgttcatctgtacaaacaatagtacgcaagtataaacacccaTGGGACCACATAGCcgtcatgccgctcaggaaggagacgtgttctgtctcctagagatgaacgtactttggtgcgaaaagtgcaaatcaatcccagaacaacagcaaatgaccttgtgaagatgccggaggaaacaggtacaaaagtatctacagtcaaatgagtcctatatcgacataacctgaaggccgctcagcaaggaagaagccactgctccaaaactgacataaaaaagccagattacggtttgcaactgcacatggggacaaagattgtactttttggagaagtgtcctctggtctgatgaaacaaaaatagaactgtttggccataatgaccatcgttatgtttggaggaaaaaggggagccttgcaagctgaagaacaccattccaaccgtgaagcatgggggtggtatAGCATTATGTTAgtggggtgttttgctgcaggagggactggtgcacttcacaaaataatggCATtgtgaggaaggaaaatgatgtggatatattgaagcaacatctcaaaacatcagcaaggaagttaaagcttggtcgcatggacaatggacaatgacctcaagcatacttccaaagttgtggcaaaatggcttaaggacaataaagtcgaggtagtggagtggccatcacaaagccctgacctcaatcctatagaaaattgtaggcagaactgaaaaagcgtgtgccaTCGAGGAGGGCTAcaaccctgactcagttacatcagctctgtcaggaggaatgggccaaaagtcaCCCAAATTgttgtgggacgcttgtggaaggctacctgaaacgtttgacccaagttaagcaatttaaaggcaatgctaccaaatactaattgagtgtatgtaaacttctgacccactgggaatgtgatgaaagaaatataaaagctgaactaaatcattctctctactattattctgacatttcacattctgaaaataaagtggtgatcctaaagacagggaattgttactaggattaaatgtcaggaattgtgaaaaacggagtttaaatgtacttgacgaaggtgtaggtaaacttctgactcaaaatatgttgttgtttttctccaGGAGAGCAACAACATGGTGGTTCCAGCGATGCAGCTGGCCAGCAAGATCCCTGACATGTCTGTCCAGCTGTGGTCCTCTGCCCTTTTAAAAGGTACGTCCCTGTGCATTTCTTTTGTCTTTGGATTGAGCTTCAATGCTCCCTACTAAGCTTAAAGTATTTGATGTAGGTTTCCTTGACCACACTGTTTTTGTCTTGTCCCTGTAGATCTGAACAAGGCCCTGGGAAACACCATAGATGCCCATGAAGCTGCTCAGATGCACCAGAACTTCTCCCAGCAGCTTCTCCAGGACCACATCGCTGCCTGCAGCCTCCCCGAACACAACCTAATCAGCGTACATATCAATTTATCTTTAACTTTTTCATCTTGAATTATTACTGCCGTAAAAGTTTTGTATTGTAAATAGATAATATAGGTTGTTTAGCTGTGTttctgttgtctgtctggctcAGATGGGTAATTAACAATACTAATCTCCTCTGTGACAGTGGACGGACGGCCCACCACCTGGGCAGTTTCAAGCCCAGAACGGCCCAACAACCAGCCTGGCCAGCCTGCTATGAACACATGGCTCCGTCATACACATGCatacgagagagcgagagcaaacTGATAACACACAAGGGCTACCATTCTTCTAGCCTCAAAGATGTCTATACTTCAACTATCGTTTCTTTACGTCTTTTGAAAATTAGAGGGGTACTGGGAAAACATAGTAGCAGTTATTCAATTAATTTATTAATGTTGATATTTTTGTAACTTTAGCAAAATATTTGACCGCTTTTCTTTGTATGAATGCCATTTTTCCTATGCATGGAAGTTACTGATGTTGATTAATTCTTCAACTGTTGCTAATCATTTGCTGAGGATTTTCACAGCCAGTCATTGTATTCTTGCACCGCATCCACGTGAATTAGTGTAGTAGGTACACTTGGCATTACTTCTCATGGATTGAACCAGCAACATGTTTTGTTTCATGTTAAGTTTGGACTTGAATGTTAAATTGGTAGTGTTGAGATAAAGGGTTTGAATATCTTCCTGAAAGAGTGCATGCGAGAATAGTGAAGGAGTTGGAATGTTCATTGGTGCAGTTACTTAATGGACCAGCAGGTGTCCCTTTTGAGCTGTGATTTGATCAACCTGCTTTGAGAGAGGAATATTTGTTGTAACATTTGGCATGTCATAGATCACCGATTTGCCCATTTTTAAAGATGCATCACAAACACAACTATTATTGGATATACATATGAATTCTAGTTCATTTATTGAGTTCCATAGATCATGAAGATGGACATTTTTTGAACATACAAGAAACTTTTGGATAAAGAGAAATCAGTGTATTACTTTTTGTTATGCTATAATTTGTCTAGTTAAAGGTTTTCTTTACAATACATTGTATACATATACCACATGGGAAACCTTTATTGTACAGTGACATTTTATAAAGTAAATGTAGTCAAGTGTGTAATGTATTTTAACTACCAGTATCACATGTAGAAATCCAACTCAATGCTTGCTATTTAAGTCAATCTATGGACATGTCAGAAGCTTGAGTATTTGCCATATTCTATCCAATGCCTATGTTTTTATTGATTATATTGTTTTTCAATATTTTTGGGGACAAAGTCTGAATAAATGTGGTATTTGCAACCGTTTTGTGTTgtttcaaaaaataaaaaaagtatttgtcacatgccgaatacaacaggtgtagtagaccttacagtgagatgcttacttacaagcccttaaccaacaatgcagttttaagaaaaatacctaaagaAAGAAAAGTTACAAAtatttaaagagcagcagtaaaataacaatagcgaagctatatacaggatgtaccggtacagagtcaatgtgtggaggcaccggttagtcaaggtaattgaggtaatatgtacatgtaggtagagttattaaagtggctatgcatagataataacagagtagcagcagcatatgggGGGgcagtgcaaatagtctgggtagccatttgattagatgtccaggagtcttatggcttgggggttagatgctgtttagaagcctcttggacctagacttggcgctccagtaccgcttgctgtgtggtagcaatGGGAacacagtctatgactagggtagctggagtcagacaatttttaaggcctttctctgacaccgcctggtacagaggtTCTGGATgggaggaagcttggccccagtgatgtactgggccgtatgcactaccctctgtttgTCCGTGGCAGATTTGATCATCTTCAATTTATCATGACTTTTCCCACGAACATGTAGTGAAATGCATGCATATGATTTCATACCATGATACCTATTTATGAAAGACATGTCAACATAAGTCATAGGTGAGTGCAATTCACCCCCTGAATGAATTAATTGTAAATTATTGACCCCAAtgccctgtaaaacaacacatttcactgcacctactGTATGCGACAATCTTTAACTTCATGCATAATGGTCAGTTGTGCTGTGTGTGCAGTGCACCAAGACTAAAGTCAAATGGGAGCAATGTAATAGTATGATTAAACAGGCCTAAGAAATGTACAGAAAAACTGATGCTTCTTTTGCACCATTTGAAATTTGCGCCGTTTGTGGCCAAGACCTTTCAAGTTTCAAGtctcaagttttaatgtcacatgcaaaagtacagtgaaatgcttttctTCTTGCAAGCTCTAATCAATAACAATATAATACTAAAAATAACATAagagaaaacaaaaacacacaagaaatagAAATAATAAGAACAAAAGAAAGTAAGTAGGCTATATTCAGGGTCAGTCAGTTCCTTATTTACAATGTGCAGTCTACTGGAGTGCAGTTTACTGGAGTGCAGACTACTGGAGTGGAGGCTACTGGAGTGCAGTCTACTGGAGTGCAGGCTACTGGAGTGCAGTCTACTGGAGTGCAGGCTACTGGAGTGCAGGCTACTGGAGTGCAGGCTACTGGAGTGCAGTCTACTGGAGTGCAGGCTACTGGAGTGCAGGCTACTGGAGTGCAGGCTACTGGAGTGCAGTCTACTGGAGTGCAGGCTACTGGAGTGCAGTCTACTGGAGTGCAGGCTACTGGAGTGCAGGCTACTGGAGTGCAGGCTACTGGAGTGCAGTCTACTGGAGTGCAGGCTACTGGAGTGCAGTCTACTGGAGTGCAGGCTACTGGAGTGCAGGCTACTTGAATGCAGTCTACTGGAGTGCAGGCTACTGGAGTGCAGGCTACTTGAGTGCAGGCTACTGGAGTGCAGGCTACTTGAATGCAGGCTACTGGAGTGCAGGCTACTTGAATGCAGGCTACTGGAGTGCAGGCTACTTGAATGCAGGCTACTGGAGTGCAGGCTACTGGAGTGCAGGCTACTGGAGTGCAGGCTACTGGAGTGCAGGCTACTTGAATGCAGGCTACTGGAGTGCAGGCTACTTGAGTGCAGGCTACTGGAGTGCAGGCTACTTGAATGCAGGCTACTGGAGTGCAGGCTACTGGAGTGCAGGCTACTTGAGTGCAGGCTACTGGAGTGCAGGCTACTTGAGTGCAGGCTACTGGAGTGCAGGCTACTTGAATGCAGGCTACTGGAGTGCAGGCTACTTGAATGCAGGCTACTGGAGTGCAGGCTACTTGAATGCAGGCTACTGGAGTGCAGGCTACTTGAATGCAGGCTACTGGAGTGCAGGCTACTTGAATGCAGGCTACTGGAGTGCAGGCTACTTGAATGCAGGCTACTGGAGTGCAGGCTACTTGAATGCAGGCTACTGGAGTGCAGGCTACTTGAATGCAGGCTACTGGAGTGCAGGCTACTTGAATGCAGGCTACTTGAGTGCAGGCTACTGGAGTGCAGGCTACTTGAATGCAGGCTACTGGAGTGCAGGCTACTTGAATGCAGGCTACTGGAGTGCAGGCTACTTGAATGCAGGCTACTGGAGTGCAGGCTACTTGAGTGATACGTTTTTTTACTGCCGTTTTTTTACTGCCGTttaatttagtaaatacttttcactgtaaggtgttgtattcggcgcatgtgaagaacgacatttgatttgatgtatatTGGTATGGATTAATTATCTGTACAACTAACAGTATTTATTAAAGTATGATCTGAATTCAATGCACTTTAAAACAGTCCAGTAACAGGTTTGCAAtgtagtaggtgtttagtaggacAGAGAAATATTGTTTCAGTGATACACCCATTCTGTATTATAACTTAGATTTATACTTTGATTCATCTCCAGATGTGCAACAGGACTTTAGCTCCAGTGATTCATGTTTTTAATGTACTGCTATTTCTGTTGGTATTTGTGTGTATCCTTCGAAAGCAACACATGTATCTCCTTGTGCAATTGAAGCCATTTCAGAAGATGATATGTATGTTTTGGATGATTTTCCACCATTCCATGTAAAGTGTTCCTGAGATTTCAGAGTATTCAAATATGCAACTCTGAGCTGTTCtcgtctattgatgttctgtattatgccatgtttgtgttttgtgtggaccccagcaAGAGTAGCTGCTCCTTCAGgatcagctaatggggatcctaataaaatactcaAATGCTAATACTATCATCTCACCAGTTATTTCCTACCATAAAAAAAAGATGTACTGTGTCTGTACAAATAGGTCTATCTTGAAATCATTGCTCCTTCATTGCAGAGCCATGTCAgggcagagagtcaaaggaggtGGTGGCGGACCATCCtgcctctcaaatcaaatcacatttgatttgtcacatgcttcctaaacaacaggtgtagaccaacagtgaaatgcttactcaggggcccttcccaacaatacagagacAAACAAAATAGAGAAATAACAGAAAAGTAAAGCACCTCATAATAAAAGTACTAATAAATACACAaggagtaatgataacttggttatatacaggggtaccattaccgagttgatgtgcaggggtacaagttcATTGTGgcagatatgtacagtacatttaaCTACGAACAATAATACATAGTAGCAGCCTATGTGACTTCAaaaaagttagtgcaaaaagggtctatacagatagtctgggtagctatttggttaactatttaactaactatgtagcagtcttatggcttggtggtggAAGCTCTTCGggttcctgttggttccagacttggtgcatcgataccgtttgctgtgcggtagcagagagaacagtctatgatttggaTGGCTGgagtagggccttcctctgacatcgcctgttatagaggtcctggatggctgggagcTTGACCCAAGCGATGTACCTCGCCATATGCATtaacctctgtagtgccttgcggtcggataccaagcagttgccataccaagcggtgatgctgccagtcaagatgctctcaatggtgcagctgtagaactttctaagggcccatgcaaaatcttttcaacctcctgagagggaagaggcattgtcaggcactcttcacgactgtgttggtatgtgtgtggACGATGATaaatccttagtgatgtggacactgaggagcttgaagctctcaacccgctccactacagcaccgttgatgtgaatgggggcttgttctgccctccatttcctgtagtccacgatcagctcttttgtcttgctgacgttgaatgagaggttgttgtcctggcaacacactgccaggtctctgaactgctccctataggctgtttcatcgtcgtcagtgatcaggtctaccactgttgtgtcattggcaaacttaatgacagtgttggagttgtgcatgGCCATACAGTcttgggtgaatagggagtacaggatgggggtggctcgtcaggaagtcaaggatccagttgcagagggaggtgttcagtcccagagtCTTTAACTTATTAaggagcttggagggcactattgtgttgaacgctgagctgtagtcaatgaacacaattttcacataagtgttcctcttgtccacgtgggaaagggcaatgtggagtgcaataaatattgcgtcatctgtggatctgttggggcagggtgtctgggatgatggtgttgatgtgagccatgaccagcctttcaaagcatttcatggctacagatgtgagtactACTAGGCAATAGTAATTTAGGGAGGTTCCCTTGGcgttcttggacacagggactatggtggtccgCTTGAAACTTAGGTATTACGGACtgtgtcagggagaggttgaaaatgtcagtgaagacacttgccagctggtcagtgcatgctctgagtacccTTCCTGGTAATCCACCTTGCCCTGTGGCCtggtgaatgttgacctgtttaacggtcttactcacatcggctaaggACAGCATGATCACAatgtcatccggaacagctggtgctctcatgaatGGTTCAGTGtggcttgcctcgaagcgagcatagaagacatttagcttgtctggtaggatTCCGTCACTGGGCAGGTCCCGACTGGGTTTCcttttgtaatccatgatagtttgcaagccctgccacatccaatgagcatcagagccggtgtagtaggattcgatcttagtcctgtattgacactttgcctgtttgatggttcatcggagagCATAGCAAGATTTCTTATCAgtgtctggattagtgtcccactcttTGATagaggcagctctagcctttagctcaacaCGGATGTTGCCTGTAGTCCATGGCCTCTGGTTGGGATATATACATAAGGTCAATGTGGGGATAACGTCGTCGATGcatttattaatgaagccggtgactgatgtgatAAACTCCTCAATAAATCCCTGAACAGTCCTGTGGCTTAGTATGCGCTTCATCgaaccacttccatattgagtgcatcactggtacttccagattgagtttttgcttgtaaacaggaataaGGAGGGTAGAGTTATggccagatttgccaaatggagggtgacgGAAAGCTTTG
Encoded proteins:
- the LOC118389196 gene encoding MAU2 chromatid cohesion factor homolog isoform X1, producing the protein MASNVEAPESWYLALLGFAEHFRTSSPPKIRLCVHCLQAVFQFKPPQRVEARTHLQLGSVLYHHTKNSELARSHLEKAWLISQQIPQFEDVKFEAASLLSELYCQQVPNLVDSAKPLLRKAIQISQQTPYWHCRLLFQLAQLHTLEKDLVSACDLLGVGAEYARVVGSEYTRALFLLSKGMLLLMERKLGEVHPLLTLCGTIVENWQGNPIQKESLRVFFLVLQVTHYLDAGQVKSVKPCLKQLQQCIQTISTLHDDEILPSNPADLFHWLPKEHMCVLVYLVTVMHSMQAGYLEKAQKYTDKALMQLEKLKMLDSSPILSTFQVILLEHIIMCRLVTGHKATALQEISQVCQLCQQSPRLFTNHAAQLHTLLGLYCISVNCMDNAEAQFTAALRVSDLTTHQELWAFIVTNLASVYIREGNRHQELYSLLERINPDHNFPVSSHCLRAAAFYIRGLLSFFQGRYNEAKRFLRETLKMSNAEDLNRLTACSLVLLGHIFYVLGNHRESNNMVVPAMQLASKIPDMSVQLWSSALLKDLNKALGNTIDAHEAAQMHQNFSQQLLQDHIAACSLPEHNLISWTDGPPPGQFQAQNGPTTSLASLL
- the LOC118389196 gene encoding MAU2 chromatid cohesion factor homolog isoform X3: MASNVEAPESWYLALLGFAEHFRTSSPPKIRLCVHCLQAVFQFKPPQRVEARTHLQLGSVLYHHTKNSELARSHLEKAWLISQQIPQFEDVKFEAASLLSELYCQQVPNLVDSAKPLLRKAIQISQQTPYWHCRLLFQLAQLHTLEKDLVSACDLLGVGAEYARVVGSEYTRALFLLSKGMLLLMERKLGEVHPLLTLCGTIVENWQGNPIQKESLRVFFLVLQVTHYLDAGQVKSVKPCLKQLQQCIQTISTLHDDEILPSNPADLFHWLPKEHMCVLVYLVTVMHSMQAGYLEKAQKYTDKALMQLEKLKMLDSSPILSTFQVILLEHIIMCRLVTGHKATALQEISQVCQLCQQSPRLFTNHAAQLHTLLGLYCISVNCMDNAEAQFTAALRLTTHQELWAFIVTNLASVYIREGNRHQELYSLLERINPDHNFPVSSHCLRAAAFYIRGLLSFFQGRYNEAKRFLRETLKMSNAEDLNRLTACSLVLLGHIFYVLGNHRESNNMVVPAMQLASKIPDMSVQLWSSALLKDLNKALGNTIDAHEAAQMHQNFSQQLLQDHIAACSLPEHNLISWTDGPPPGQFQAQNGPTTSLASLL
- the LOC118389196 gene encoding MAU2 chromatid cohesion factor homolog isoform X2 is translated as MASNVEAPESWYLALLGFAEHFRTSSPPKIRLCVHCLQAVFQFKPPQRVEARTHLQLGSVLYHHTKNSELARSHLEKAWLISQQIPQFEDVKFEAASLLSELYCQQNLVDSAKPLLRKAIQISQQTPYWHCRLLFQLAQLHTLEKDLVSACDLLGVGAEYARVVGSEYTRALFLLSKGMLLLMERKLGEVHPLLTLCGTIVENWQGNPIQKESLRVFFLVLQVTHYLDAGQVKSVKPCLKQLQQCIQTISTLHDDEILPSNPADLFHWLPKEHMCVLVYLVTVMHSMQAGYLEKAQKYTDKALMQLEKLKMLDSSPILSTFQVILLEHIIMCRLVTGHKATALQEISQVCQLCQQSPRLFTNHAAQLHTLLGLYCISVNCMDNAEAQFTAALRVSDLTTHQELWAFIVTNLASVYIREGNRHQELYSLLERINPDHNFPVSSHCLRAAAFYIRGLLSFFQGRYNEAKRFLRETLKMSNAEDLNRLTACSLVLLGHIFYVLGNHRESNNMVVPAMQLASKIPDMSVQLWSSALLKDLNKALGNTIDAHEAAQMHQNFSQQLLQDHIAACSLPEHNLISWTDGPPPGQFQAQNGPTTSLASLL